GACATAGTACGGGTGACGTCGGATGAGCGAAGAAACCATCTATCGCCGGGACCAACAGCACCGCGACCGCTGGAGCATTTTCGGCGCCGAGAGCGGGATCCAGCAACTCTCGCAGCGCCTGAGCGCAAGCGATCTCAAACGCTACGAGGTCTTCGCGGATTTCAAGGATCAGATTCTCGAGACGATCAGTCCCGATGTATCCGTCGCCCGCTGGCGGGAGGGCGCGGTAGTGTTCGAGGAAGGCAGCTACATCGACGTTGCGTTCTTCCTGGTCAAGGGTGCAGCGGCGGCCTATCTGTCGAAGCATGTCGAGCCCGAACCGCCCACCGGCGGCTCGCAGTCGGACGCGGCGTCTGCCGGCGACCTGGAGTTGGCGCCTGCGATGCCGAGCGAGACAGTCTACTTCCAGCAGAGTCAACGTGGGGGACAGGCGCCCGGTGCGACGACGTTTCTCTCGGCGATGGATTTCGACCTGGGCGCCGAGGACGATGTCGCGACCCTTGGGCCGGGCGAGTTCTTCGGCGAGATCGGCGCGTTGAACGGATGGCCTCAGTCGGTGACGGTCAAGACCCTCTCGCCGTGCGTCATCGTTCAGATTCGCTTGCCCGCCCTGCGCCTGCTCAAGCGGCAGTCGAGCGCCTTCAGGAAGAAGATCGAGGCCGTCTACCGCGAGCGTGCGCTGCTGCCGCAGCTGCGCGCCTGTCCCGTCTTCAGCTCGTGTCCGGAAACGCTGATCGCCAGGCTCGCCGAACGAGTCGAGCTGGTGTCGTGCAAGCCGGGCGAGACCGTCGTGGAGGAGGGCGCTCCGGTCGATGCGCTGTATCTGGTCCGATCGGGATTCATGCGGCTGTCGCGACGAATGGGGCAGGGGCAGGCCACCGTCACCTACCTCTCGAAGGGAATGAGCGTCGGCGAGGTCGAACTGCTCATCGATGGTCTGGAGCGCGCCCGCTTCACGGTGTCGTCCGTGGGGTACGGGGAACTGGTCAGGATCGCCTGGACCGATCTGCAAGAGGTGCTTCGCGACGCGCCGGTGAGCGAGCAGGAGCTCTGGCGCGCCGCGGTTGCACGGATCAAGGAGACGGGCGCCCGTCTCGCCGACCCGCGCTCTTCGGAGTTCGTCGAGTTCGCGCTCGACAAGGGGTTGGTGGAAGGCAACAGTATCCTCGTGATGAACCTCGACGTCTGCACGCGTTGCGACGACTGCGTGCGCGCGTGCGCCGACACCCACGGCGGTCGACCGAGGTTCGTGCGCGAGGGCGATCGGTACGACAACCTGCTGATCGCAAAATCCTGCTATCACTGCCAGGATCCGGTGTGTCTGATCGGCTGCCCGACGGGCGCCATTCGGCGCGCCAACGTGGGGGACGTCGTGGAGATCAAGGAGCAGATCTGCATCGGATGCGCTACCTGCCACGACAACTGCCCGTACGACGCCATCGTGATGCAGGACACCGGGACGACCTGGCCGGACGACGCGTTGCCCAAGGCGCTTCGCGGGACGCCGCGCGCCGTCGCCAGCAAGTGCGACCTCTGCTACACGTCGTCGGCCGGCCCCGCCTGCGTGCGCAACTGCCCTCATCACTGCGCCTTCCGAGTCGGCTCTATCGATGAGTTCCGCGCGCTTCAGCGGACGGTCGGCCAATGAACACCCATTGGCTGCTTGCGCCGAGACTCGCTGCGTCGCCCGGCTGGTGGCGTGTCTTCCTGGCCGGCGCCGTGCTCTGCCTTGCGGCGGCGCTGATACAACGGGTGCCCGCCGCGCCCGGCGGGAACTACGGCTGGACGGTCGGTTACGGAATCGCGGCAGCGGCGCTGCTGGTAGTTGCGATGGCGTACAGCGTGCGGCGGCGGATGCCCCGGCGGGGGCCGGGAGCTCTCCATCATTGGGTCCAGGCGCACGTTTACGGCGGCACGCTCTTCGTCGTCGCGGTCGCTTTGCACAGCGGCGGCGCCTTTCCTGGCGGCTTCCTGTCGTGGTGCCTGTGGGTGGCGAGCCTGTGGGTCGTCGTAACGGGACTGCTCGGGGTCTTCCTCCAGAAGTGGATACCACCCGCGCTCACCTCGGCGCTGGCGACGGAGGTGCACTATGACCGGATCCCGGAACTGGTGGCGGCCGTACACGACAAGGTCGAACTCCTGGTGGCCGCCAGCAGCGAGTCCGTCCGCAAGTTCCACGATGCGAATCTGGAGGCTGTACTGGCCCGTCCGCGTACGTCTTTCGTGTACTTCTTCGATATCACCGGGGGCATTCAATCGCGGATGCGGCGTTTCGACTACCTGAAGCGGCTGCTCGACGAAGACGATGCGCAACGATTGGAAGAGCTGCGGACTCTGACGCGAACGAAGCTGGAGATGGATGCCCATTACACGTTGCAGAAGGCCTTGTGGTGGTGGGTCTATCTGCACGTGCCCGCGGCGTTCCTGTTGACCATGCTCGTCGCGATCCACGTGTTCGCCGTTCTCTACTACTGAACCCATGACCGAGGAGCGCAGCAGAGGATCGTTTGGCGACGCGGGGCTTCGGACCGCAGCGCGGTACATCTACCCGCGCAGTCGCAACCGCGTCGTTTGGCTCGGTGTGGGGCTGGGCGCGCTCGCGTGGATCATCCTGGCGTTGAACCTGGGATTCGGAGCCGGCAGTCTCGTGGCGAACGGGACACTTTCGTCCGCGCACGCGGTGCTGGACACGCGTTGTGTCGAGTGTCACACCCCCTTCGAGGGGGTTGGCGCCCCGACGTGTTCGGCGTGTCACGAGAGATTCGACGACCCGATCGGCGCCTACACCTTCAATGCGCACTATGTGTACGCGTCCGGCGACCGGACGCGCGCCTTCGGCCGCGAGAACGAGACGACGTGCGCTGCCTGCCACCAGGAGCATCGCGGACGGCAGGCCGATCTGCTGGCCACGGTGTCCGATGCGGCGTGCGCGAGTTGCCACGAGATCGACGGATTCGGCGACGACCATCCGGAGTTCGCCTTCGCGGCCGAGGCCATACCGGATGACGCCGGACTGTCCTTTTCCCACATCAGGCATGTCGATCTCGTGCTCGACGATCGCGACAGCGAGAACGTAGAGGTGGCGTGCCTTGCCTGCCACGAGCCGACGGCGGACGCCCGCGCGTTTCAACCAATCCGGTTCGACAATGCCTGCGGAGACTGCCACCTGACCGCCGGCGACGAATCGGCCGAGCTTCCGGTGCAGCCCCGCCGCCGGCCGCTCGTGCGCCCCGCCGGAGACGGCGTGGTGTTGGCGCTCGGGGTGGAGACGCTCGAAACGGTGCGCCTGAGGATGGGCCCGGGCGAACAGTGGGCCGATCGGATGAGCGCTGCCCATTTCGACGTCGACGACGGCCTCGTCGTCAAGACCGGAATCGTCCACGCGGATCCGTGGGTGCTTCACAATCTGCGGCGGCTGCGTAGAGCGATCTATCCTTCCGGCGGTCTCGCCGACCTGCTGGTCGCATCAGCCGATGTCGCCCCGTCCGACGAGCAGGAGCTGTACGACGAGGCTCTGACAACGCTGCGAACGTACGCTGATGGGTTGCGCGGGCGAGACGAGGATTGGGTGCAGGCCGCTCTGTTCGAGTTCGACCAGATAGCGGGCGCACTCGAGCGGCGTGTCTCCGATCCGAATACCACGCTCAACGACACGCGGTTTCGATTGAACGCACGGGATCCACGGCTGACGGATGCGCAGTTGGAAGAGATCGACCGCTTCGCGGCGGAGGTCGCGCAGCCGTGCATCGCGTGCCACACGGTCGAGCGCGCGACGATTCGCCGGGTGCGACAGCAACAGCAGGTACTCCGGAGGGCCAGGTTCGACCATGGCGCGCACGTCATTCAACGGGGTTGCCTGGATTGCCATACTCGAATCCCGTTCAGCGACCATCTGGGCGCCGATGAGACGATCGATCCCATTCTGGACAACGCGGCGATCCAGAATGTCCCGGCGATCGCTACCTGCCGGCAGTGTCACCTGCCCGATGTAGCGGCTGACCGCTGCATCACCTGCCACGAGTTCCACCCGGACCGCGACGTCCACTCCCGACTGCTGCCCTGACCATGGTGCACGATCTCATGCGGGTTCTCGACGAAGCATGACCGAACCGTTGCACGTCCTGCCTGACGGACGACTTCGGCTCGACAGCGAAGTCGTTCTCCCCGGATTGCTCGACGTGCTCGTCGTCGGTGGCGGCCCGGCTGGAACGGCGGTTGCCTTTCGCGCCAAGGAACTCGGCTTGTCCGCCCTCGTGATCGAACTCGATGACATCCTGAAGCGAATCCGAGACTACGACAAGGACAAGCCGATCAAGCCCGACTTCGGCGCCGGGAAGCAGATGGGCTTTCCGAAGGGTGGTCCCCTCATCGAACGGCTGCATTTCTTCAAAGATATCCGCGGTGAAGATCTGTGTGCAGCCTGGAAAGCGTTGTACCGCCGGCACAGTGTGCCGGCTCAGATCGGCGTCGAGCTCGTCGGAGCCGAACTGGACGCTGCCGGGACCTGGTGCGTGCTCGTGCGCAACCATCGTACGAATCGGGATGACACCCTGCACGCGAAGCACGTCGTGCTGGCGCTGGGAGCAGGCATGCCGCGCCGGCTCGACGTGCCGGGGAACGTGCGCGCCATCGGCAACCGGCTCGCGGATGTGCAGCGCTACGTCGGCGCCCCGGCCTGCGTGCTCGGCGGCGGGATCTCGGCCGTCGAGGCGGTCATCGCGATATCCGAGGCGAAAGCCGCCGCGAGAGACACGACCGCGTTGTACTGGTCGTACCGGGGCCAGACCATGCCCAAGGTGCCACAGGCTCTCGATGCGTCGATGACGCGGGCGATATCCGTCATCCGAAATGTCCGCCTGCTCCTCGGCAGTGAGGCGCAGGAGGTCGTGGAGGTCGACGGTCGCGCGGTGCTGCGCCTGCGAATCGACCCGGGGGCCCACGGCTCCCCGCCGGTCACGGAAGATTGGCCGCTGGTCGGTCCGTCGCCGTACCGCGGCTCGTCCGAAAGTACCGGCGAATGGCGTCC
The nucleotide sequence above comes from Acidobacteriota bacterium. Encoded proteins:
- a CDS encoding cyclic nucleotide-binding domain-containing protein yields the protein MSEETIYRRDQQHRDRWSIFGAESGIQQLSQRLSASDLKRYEVFADFKDQILETISPDVSVARWREGAVVFEEGSYIDVAFFLVKGAAAAYLSKHVEPEPPTGGSQSDAASAGDLELAPAMPSETVYFQQSQRGGQAPGATTFLSAMDFDLGAEDDVATLGPGEFFGEIGALNGWPQSVTVKTLSPCVIVQIRLPALRLLKRQSSAFRKKIEAVYRERALLPQLRACPVFSSCPETLIARLAERVELVSCKPGETVVEEGAPVDALYLVRSGFMRLSRRMGQGQATVTYLSKGMSVGEVELLIDGLERARFTVSSVGYGELVRIAWTDLQEVLRDAPVSEQELWRAAVARIKETGARLADPRSSEFVEFALDKGLVEGNSILVMNLDVCTRCDDCVRACADTHGGRPRFVREGDRYDNLLIAKSCYHCQDPVCLIGCPTGAIRRANVGDVVEIKEQICIGCATCHDNCPYDAIVMQDTGTTWPDDALPKALRGTPRAVASKCDLCYTSSAGPACVRNCPHHCAFRVGSIDEFRALQRTVGQ
- a CDS encoding cytochrome c3 family protein; amino-acid sequence: MTEERSRGSFGDAGLRTAARYIYPRSRNRVVWLGVGLGALAWIILALNLGFGAGSLVANGTLSSAHAVLDTRCVECHTPFEGVGAPTCSACHERFDDPIGAYTFNAHYVYASGDRTRAFGRENETTCAACHQEHRGRQADLLATVSDAACASCHEIDGFGDDHPEFAFAAEAIPDDAGLSFSHIRHVDLVLDDRDSENVEVACLACHEPTADARAFQPIRFDNACGDCHLTAGDESAELPVQPRRRPLVRPAGDGVVLALGVETLETVRLRMGPGEQWADRMSAAHFDVDDGLVVKTGIVHADPWVLHNLRRLRRAIYPSGGLADLLVASADVAPSDEQELYDEALTTLRTYADGLRGRDEDWVQAALFEFDQIAGALERRVSDPNTTLNDTRFRLNARDPRLTDAQLEEIDRFAAEVAQPCIACHTVERATIRRVRQQQQVLRRARFDHGAHVIQRGCLDCHTRIPFSDHLGADETIDPILDNAAIQNVPAIATCRQCHLPDVAADRCITCHEFHPDRDVHSRLLP